From a region of the Mycobacterium sp. SMC-8 genome:
- a CDS encoding oxygenase MpaB family protein: MTSADSPAEDALGPSSLLWRWAGDMRIAFEGGTAGLLQTMHPAIGQGLIDHSDFFDDPVDRVFRSLPGILGTVYDGDLAEATGLRVRDFHHDIKGTLADGQRYHALHPETFWWAHATFQRMVDRLAMHWDSHGLTTQESEQLYAEGREWYRRYGMTASVVPADRAAFEGEVDRYCREVLQPNPASDYLVEFIGRRAIPDMSASPYYPSHPRLRPLADALLPTLPVRMALAPPMRLVIFGGLPALVRDRFGIRWTRGDERRYRAIRSAIRTGWRYLPGSLAWYPAARKGWLRELGHVPARF, encoded by the coding sequence ATGACGTCGGCCGACTCCCCGGCTGAGGACGCCCTCGGTCCGTCGTCGCTGCTGTGGCGCTGGGCCGGGGACATGCGCATCGCGTTCGAAGGCGGCACCGCGGGGTTGCTGCAGACGATGCACCCGGCGATCGGGCAGGGGCTGATCGACCACTCCGACTTCTTCGACGACCCCGTCGACCGCGTCTTCCGTTCACTGCCAGGCATTCTCGGCACGGTGTATGACGGGGACCTGGCCGAGGCGACGGGACTGCGAGTCCGCGACTTTCACCACGACATCAAGGGCACCCTGGCGGACGGGCAGCGCTATCACGCGCTGCACCCGGAGACGTTCTGGTGGGCGCACGCAACCTTTCAGCGGATGGTGGATCGGCTGGCGATGCACTGGGACTCGCACGGGCTGACCACACAGGAGAGCGAGCAGCTCTACGCCGAGGGCCGCGAGTGGTACCGCCGCTACGGGATGACCGCGAGCGTCGTGCCCGCCGATCGCGCCGCGTTCGAAGGCGAGGTGGACCGCTACTGCCGTGAGGTGCTGCAGCCCAACCCGGCGTCGGATTATCTGGTCGAGTTCATCGGCAGGCGGGCGATCCCGGACATGAGTGCCTCCCCCTACTATCCGAGCCATCCCCGGCTGCGTCCGCTGGCCGACGCGCTGCTGCCCACCCTGCCGGTGCGGATGGCGCTGGCCCCGCCGATGCGGCTGGTGATCTTTGGCGGCCTGCCCGCCCTGGTGCGGGACCGCTTCGGCATCCGCTGGACGCGCGGCGACGAACGGCGCTACCGCGCGATCCGGTCGGCCATCCGCACGGGCTGGCGGTATCTGCCCGGGTCGCTCGCGTGGTATCCGGCGGCGCGCAAGGGGTGGCTGCGGGAACTGGGTCACGTCCCGGCCCGCTTCTGA
- a CDS encoding oxygenase MpaB family protein, translated as MVTQETAAVYPRRFMEGERRNRRMGRPLRALTRTVRLDSTLTTKIGRRLMHRDEVGAALVAAMKSEGPDRVSMGQFKLALEHGVDAVPNCPAPLRDFFAVVENTPAWVDFDLVNRGAAAYRRLGTNAADVMLQLSLIGGYRFGGPTDLLVETGGLTGRTTVRRLAETQKWAVAVSEPDAMRRDGEGFKLTVHVRLMHALVNHQFERNGRWDIERWGLPINQTDQAATLGLFNGALLLGVRMLGVRVSPAESRAIMHLWKYVGWLMGVDEDWLCDNEAQQHRLNYHLLVTQSTVSAAGPALANAIVDAQRELHYPNAAALRGAYHRARLLSMLRFFLRAEGMADLELPRALPWAVLPAIAKNTVRYQLLSRTCRGRAYLERWGDRSRNRQLDKYFGEQQHDVGRLPG; from the coding sequence ATGGTGACACAGGAAACCGCCGCCGTATACCCCCGCCGGTTCATGGAGGGGGAACGGCGCAACCGCAGGATGGGTCGGCCGCTGCGCGCACTCACCCGTACCGTCCGGCTCGACTCGACGCTGACCACCAAAATCGGCAGGCGCCTCATGCACCGCGACGAGGTCGGGGCGGCGCTGGTGGCGGCGATGAAATCCGAGGGCCCCGACCGGGTGAGCATGGGCCAGTTCAAGCTGGCCCTCGAGCACGGTGTCGACGCCGTGCCGAATTGCCCCGCACCGCTGCGCGATTTCTTCGCCGTCGTCGAGAACACCCCAGCCTGGGTCGATTTCGACCTCGTCAACCGGGGTGCCGCCGCGTACCGGCGCCTCGGCACCAACGCCGCAGACGTGATGCTGCAGCTGTCGCTGATCGGCGGGTACCGGTTCGGCGGTCCGACCGACCTGCTCGTCGAAACCGGCGGGCTGACCGGCCGCACGACCGTGCGACGGCTGGCCGAGACCCAGAAGTGGGCCGTCGCCGTCTCCGAGCCCGATGCGATGCGCCGCGACGGCGAAGGCTTCAAACTCACCGTGCACGTTCGGTTGATGCACGCACTGGTCAACCATCAGTTCGAGCGCAACGGCCGCTGGGACATCGAGCGTTGGGGGCTGCCGATCAACCAGACCGACCAGGCCGCGACCCTGGGCCTGTTCAACGGTGCCTTACTGCTCGGGGTGCGGATGCTGGGTGTGCGCGTCAGCCCCGCCGAGTCCCGCGCCATCATGCATCTGTGGAAGTACGTCGGCTGGCTGATGGGAGTCGACGAGGACTGGTTATGCGACAACGAAGCTCAGCAGCACCGGCTGAACTACCACCTGCTGGTCACCCAGTCCACCGTCAGCGCCGCCGGGCCGGCACTGGCCAATGCGATCGTCGACGCACAGCGCGAGCTGCACTACCCCAACGCCGCCGCGCTGCGCGGCGCCTACCACCGGGCTAGGCTGCTGAGCATGCTGCGGTTCTTCCTGCGCGCCGAGGGCATGGCCGACCTGGAACTACCGCGGGCACTGCCCTGGGCCGTGCTGCCGGCGATCGCCAAGAACACCGTCCGCTATCAACTGCTGTCCCGCACCTGCCGGGGCCGGGCCTACCTGGAGCGGTGGGGCGACCGGTCACGGAATCGCCAGCTGGACAAGTACTTCGGGGAGCAGCAGCATGACGTCGGCCGACTCCCCGGCTGA
- a CDS encoding TetR/AcrR family transcriptional regulator, producing MSADPSSRLRRAPRQERSRAMVDRILDAGEQMLITHGFDGASTNRIAAAAGISPGSLYQYFPNKDAIAAAVIDRFSDQLSARVAARVSERLDQPAPDYVRESIAALVDALDVHPEFLRAVMEQTPRLGAASKLVAFEQRIGELTVAYLTINKRQVRADATLDTAAWMLVRMVEHLCVRYILDQPPIEREKFIDEITLMALNYLRPWPAPPPDRFPSR from the coding sequence ATGAGCGCTGATCCGTCGTCCCGGCTCCGTCGGGCGCCCCGCCAGGAACGGTCCCGCGCCATGGTGGACCGCATCCTGGACGCCGGTGAGCAGATGCTGATCACGCATGGATTTGACGGCGCCTCGACCAACCGCATCGCCGCCGCGGCGGGCATCAGCCCGGGGTCGCTCTATCAGTACTTTCCGAACAAAGACGCGATCGCCGCCGCGGTCATCGACCGGTTCAGCGACCAGTTGTCCGCCCGGGTGGCGGCGCGGGTGTCCGAGCGGCTGGACCAGCCCGCGCCCGACTACGTCCGCGAGTCGATCGCCGCACTGGTCGACGCTCTCGACGTGCACCCCGAGTTCCTGCGGGCGGTGATGGAACAGACGCCGCGATTGGGTGCGGCCAGCAAGCTGGTGGCGTTCGAACAGCGCATCGGAGAGCTGACGGTGGCCTATCTGACGATCAACAAGCGGCAGGTCCGGGCCGACGCGACACTCGACACCGCGGCCTGGATGCTGGTTCGGATGGTCGAACACCTCTGTGTGCGCTACATCCTCGACCAGCCGCCGATCGAGCGGGAGAAGTTCATCGACGAGATCACGCTGATGGCACTGAACTATCTGCGACCCTGGCCGGCCCCGCCGCCGGACCGTTTCCCGTCGCGGTGA
- a CDS encoding FadR/GntR family transcriptional regulator translates to MPLSTARRAGLVEQVIEQLRHAVLAGEWPVGERIPNETVLVQTLGVGRNTVREAVRALAHAGILEVRQGDGTYVRATSEVSGALRRLCGTELREVLEVRRALEVEAARLAAAHRTKADVDQMRALLARRDEHGAAGDTEGYARVDAQFHLAVVRTSGNRTLIELYCGLMEAVTASVVTTQHVPVDRCDHRVLLDQIAAGDAERAGRTAGEFLDRILAGVGSAD, encoded by the coding sequence GTGCCATTGAGCACTGCGCGTCGGGCAGGTCTGGTCGAGCAGGTCATCGAGCAACTCAGGCATGCCGTCCTCGCCGGCGAATGGCCGGTCGGGGAGCGGATACCCAACGAAACCGTGTTGGTCCAGACACTCGGGGTCGGACGCAACACGGTACGTGAGGCGGTCCGCGCGCTGGCACACGCCGGAATCCTCGAGGTCCGTCAGGGTGACGGCACCTACGTGCGCGCCACCAGCGAGGTGTCCGGAGCGTTGCGCCGCCTGTGCGGCACCGAACTGCGCGAAGTGCTCGAAGTGCGAAGGGCGCTCGAGGTGGAGGCCGCACGCCTGGCCGCCGCCCATCGCACAAAGGCCGACGTCGACCAGATGCGCGCACTGCTGGCCCGCCGCGACGAGCACGGGGCCGCCGGCGACACCGAGGGGTACGCCCGCGTCGACGCCCAGTTCCACCTCGCCGTGGTGCGCACCTCCGGCAACCGCACCCTCATCGAGCTCTACTGCGGACTCATGGAGGCGGTCACCGCCAGCGTCGTGACGACGCAGCATGTGCCGGTAGACCGCTGCGATCACCGCGTGCTGCTCGATCAGATCGCCGCCGGAGACGCTGAACGAGCCGGCCGGACGGCAGGGGAGTTCCTGGACCGGATCCTGGCAGGCGTCGGCTCAGCCGACTGA
- a CDS encoding MFS transporter, which produces MHTDRQTITADSTSHASSRVPGVAGGVLLALAVVLTALNLRPAVTSIATVLGDMRAELGVSATWAGLLTTLPALCFAGAGFAAPWLASRIGLGRTISAAMVALTAGLALRVVDGPRVVLGATLVACAGIALANVLIPVVIKGSFPARIGLMTGIYTAALQGGGALGSAATPGLEAPLGSWREALAAWAVVSFLALAVWIPATRRHRDAWAAHTRPTAGRRSLLGNPLAWTVTAFFGSQSFLAYIVMGWLPQVFIDNGVDKVNAGLLVGLTSLIGVPLSLLIAPLAARRPSQSAWIVAVGVFGFAGAVGLMVAPGAQPLLWSVLIGIGMSAFSMALAVLGLRARTAEETAQLSSMAQGFGYLVAGTGPFLFGLLHDVSHGWTVPWVMFLAVYAVQIVAGALAGRGRYV; this is translated from the coding sequence ATGCACACCGACCGGCAGACCATCACCGCGGATTCGACGTCCCACGCGTCGAGCCGGGTACCCGGAGTCGCCGGCGGCGTGTTACTGGCGCTGGCCGTTGTGCTCACCGCGCTGAACCTGCGTCCCGCCGTCACCAGCATCGCGACCGTGCTGGGGGACATGCGCGCCGAGCTGGGGGTCTCGGCCACCTGGGCCGGATTGCTGACCACACTTCCGGCGCTGTGTTTTGCCGGCGCCGGCTTCGCCGCACCATGGCTGGCGTCCCGCATCGGCCTCGGACGGACCATCTCGGCGGCCATGGTGGCCCTGACCGCGGGTCTTGCGTTGCGCGTGGTGGACGGACCCCGGGTCGTCCTGGGCGCCACGCTGGTCGCGTGCGCCGGCATCGCCCTGGCCAACGTTCTGATCCCGGTCGTCATCAAGGGATCGTTCCCCGCCCGAATCGGGCTGATGACCGGCATCTACACCGCGGCGCTGCAAGGCGGCGGAGCGCTCGGATCGGCGGCCACGCCCGGCCTGGAGGCTCCGCTGGGCAGCTGGCGCGAGGCGCTGGCCGCGTGGGCGGTCGTCTCGTTCCTCGCGCTCGCGGTGTGGATCCCGGCCACGCGCCGGCACCGCGACGCCTGGGCGGCCCACACTCGGCCCACCGCCGGGCGTCGGTCACTGCTCGGCAACCCGCTGGCCTGGACGGTCACCGCGTTCTTCGGCAGCCAGTCGTTCCTGGCCTACATCGTGATGGGGTGGCTGCCCCAGGTCTTCATCGACAACGGCGTCGACAAGGTCAACGCCGGCCTTCTCGTCGGGCTGACCTCGCTGATCGGTGTTCCGTTGTCGCTGCTGATCGCACCGCTGGCCGCGCGCAGACCCAGCCAGAGCGCATGGATCGTCGCGGTCGGGGTGTTCGGGTTCGCCGGGGCGGTGGGCCTGATGGTGGCGCCGGGCGCACAGCCGCTGCTGTGGAGCGTGTTGATCGGCATCGGGATGAGCGCGTTCTCCATGGCGCTCGCGGTGTTGGGCCTGCGTGCCCGCACCGCCGAGGAGACCGCTCAACTGTCGAGCATGGCGCAGGGGTTCGGGTATCTCGTCGCCGGAACCGGACCGTTCCTGTTCGGACTGCTGCACGACGTGTCGCACGGGTGGACGGTGCCGTGGGTGATGTTCCTGGCCGTGTACGCCGTGCAGATCGTGGCCGGCGCGCTGGCCGGGCGCGGCCGCTACGTGTGA
- the fadD8 gene encoding fatty-acid--CoA ligase FadD8, with product MRFRGDRLTGIGTRSSLVGMSDQLRHFLHSGHLTVGALKRHKDKPVLFLGDTTLTGGELADRISQYIQAFEALGAGTGAAVGLLSLNRPEVLMIIGAGQTQGYRRTALHPLGSLDDHAYVLSDAEVTSLIIDPNPMFVERALGLVEKVPSLKQVLTIGPVPPELAAAGVTAVDLTAEAATYPAKPLVAADLPPDHIGGLTYTGGTTGKPKGVIGTTQSITTMTTVQLAEWEWPENPRFLMCTPLSHAGAAFFTPVIVKGGELIVLTKFDPAEVLRVIEEQKITATMLVPSMIYALMDHPDSHTRDLSSLETVYYGASAMNPVRLAEAIRRFGPIFAQYYGQSEAPMVITYLSKRDHDEKRLTSCGRPTLFAKVALLGEDGQPVPQGEVGEICVAGPLLSGGYWNLPEATAETFRDGWMHTGDLAREDEDGFYYIVDRTKDMIVTGGFNVFPREVEDVVAEHPSVSQVCVIGTPDEKWGEAVTAVVVLRPDADRSESAVATMTAEIQESVKERKGSVQSPKQVIVVDSVPVTALGKPDKKAVRAQFWEGAGRSVG from the coding sequence ATGCGATTTCGCGGGGACCGGCTGACTGGAATTGGAACACGTTCTAGTCTGGTCGGCATGAGTGATCAGCTGCGCCATTTCCTCCACTCCGGCCACCTCACCGTCGGCGCGCTCAAGCGCCACAAGGACAAGCCGGTGCTGTTCCTCGGGGACACCACCCTGACCGGCGGCGAGCTGGCCGACCGCATCAGCCAGTACATCCAGGCGTTCGAGGCGCTGGGAGCGGGAACCGGCGCGGCGGTCGGACTGCTGTCGCTGAACCGTCCCGAGGTGCTGATGATCATCGGCGCCGGCCAGACGCAGGGTTATCGCCGCACCGCGCTGCATCCGCTGGGTTCCCTCGACGACCACGCCTACGTGCTGTCCGACGCCGAGGTCACGTCGCTGATCATCGACCCCAACCCGATGTTCGTCGAACGTGCCCTCGGCCTCGTGGAGAAGGTGCCGTCGCTCAAGCAGGTGCTGACCATCGGGCCCGTCCCGCCTGAACTCGCCGCCGCCGGCGTGACCGCTGTGGATCTGACCGCCGAGGCCGCCACGTACCCGGCCAAGCCGCTGGTCGCCGCCGACCTGCCGCCCGACCACATCGGCGGCCTGACCTACACCGGCGGCACCACGGGCAAGCCCAAGGGCGTCATCGGCACCACGCAGTCGATCACCACCATGACCACGGTGCAGCTGGCCGAGTGGGAATGGCCGGAGAACCCGCGCTTCCTGATGTGCACGCCGCTGTCTCACGCCGGTGCGGCGTTCTTCACGCCGGTGATCGTCAAGGGCGGCGAGCTGATCGTGTTGACGAAGTTCGATCCGGCCGAGGTGCTGCGCGTCATCGAGGAGCAGAAGATCACCGCGACGATGCTGGTGCCGTCGATGATCTACGCGCTGATGGACCACCCGGATTCGCACACCCGCGACCTGTCGTCGCTGGAAACGGTGTACTACGGCGCCTCGGCGATGAACCCGGTGCGCCTGGCCGAGGCGATCCGCCGGTTCGGGCCGATCTTCGCGCAGTACTACGGCCAGTCCGAGGCGCCGATGGTGATCACCTACCTGTCCAAAAGGGACCACGACGAGAAGCGGCTGACCTCGTGCGGGCGGCCGACGCTGTTCGCCAAGGTGGCGCTGCTCGGCGAGGACGGTCAGCCGGTGCCCCAGGGCGAGGTCGGCGAGATCTGCGTGGCGGGGCCGCTGCTATCGGGCGGGTACTGGAACCTGCCGGAGGCGACGGCGGAGACGTTCCGGGACGGCTGGATGCACACCGGCGACCTGGCCCGGGAAGACGAGGACGGCTTCTACTACATCGTCGACCGCACCAAGGACATGATCGTCACCGGTGGGTTCAACGTGTTCCCCCGCGAGGTGGAAGACGTCGTGGCCGAACATCCTTCGGTGTCCCAGGTGTGCGTCATCGGCACCCCGGACGAAAAGTGGGGCGAGGCGGTGACGGCCGTGGTGGTGCTGCGGCCCGACGCCGACCGTTCCGAGTCCGCCGTCGCGACGATGACCGCCGAGATCCAGGAGTCGGTCAAGGAGCGCAAGGGTTCGGTGCAGTCACCCAAGCAGGTGATCGTGGTGGACTCGGTACCGGTGACCGCGCTGGGCAAGCCGGACAAGAAGGCCGTACGGGCGCAGTTCTGGGAAGGCGCGGGGCGTTCAGTCGGCTGA